In Ignavibacteriales bacterium, the following proteins share a genomic window:
- a CDS encoding amino acid permease has product MITSEPFHQFQRGLGLLDSTMIVIGSMIGSGIFIVSADIGRIVGAPGYLLLVWFITGVMTVIAALSYGELAGMMPHVGGQYAYLREAYNPFIAFLYGWTLFLVIQTGTIAAVAVAFAKFTGVLIPWFSEQHILLSLGTFHITAAQILAIASVVLLTFVNMRGLQEGKIVQNIFTATKILALLGFILLALFIGRNTSALAANVGSFWNATWTQIADGKIVSLTPLSGWMLLSAIGVAMVGSLFSADAWNNITFTAGEVSNPKKNIPLSLALGTGTVILIYLLANIGYLLVLPLTGSPEATDAVGKGIQFAASDRVGTAAASVIFGDSAAVIMAIMIMISTFGCNNGLILAGARVYFAMAQDGLFFKKAGVLNNKSVPGTSLIVQCVWTCLLCLSGTYGDLLDYVVFAVLLFYILTIVGIFILRKKQPHAERPYKAFGYPIIPALYILLAAAISIDLLIFKPNYTWPGLIIVLLGIPVYFIWKKSSTVYEND; this is encoded by the coding sequence ATGATAACATCTGAACCTTTCCATCAATTCCAGCGCGGACTGGGATTACTCGATTCGACAATGATTGTCATCGGTTCAATGATTGGCTCCGGTATCTTTATCGTCAGTGCTGATATCGGGCGCATCGTCGGAGCCCCGGGATATCTGTTATTGGTTTGGTTCATTACGGGCGTGATGACCGTGATCGCAGCACTCAGTTACGGTGAGCTTGCCGGCATGATGCCTCATGTCGGCGGACAGTATGCGTATCTTCGTGAAGCGTACAATCCTTTTATAGCATTTCTTTACGGATGGACGTTATTCCTCGTCATTCAAACCGGTACTATTGCCGCGGTGGCCGTCGCTTTTGCAAAATTCACCGGTGTGCTCATTCCGTGGTTCAGCGAACAACACATTCTTCTTTCTCTTGGCACGTTTCATATTACAGCTGCACAGATTCTCGCTATTGCAAGCGTTGTTCTGCTCACGTTTGTAAATATGCGCGGTTTGCAGGAAGGGAAAATTGTACAGAATATTTTCACGGCTACAAAAATCTTAGCGCTTCTTGGATTTATTCTCCTCGCACTTTTCATCGGTCGAAATACTTCTGCACTTGCAGCAAACGTCGGCAGCTTCTGGAATGCAACTTGGACTCAAATTGCAGATGGCAAGATCGTTTCTCTAACACCACTTTCCGGTTGGATGTTGTTATCCGCGATCGGGGTTGCAATGGTCGGTTCTCTTTTTTCTGCGGATGCTTGGAATAATATTACATTTACTGCCGGTGAGGTGAGCAACCCGAAGAAAAATATCCCGCTCAGTCTCGCATTGGGGACAGGAACAGTAATTCTCATATATCTTCTTGCAAATATCGGATACTTGCTGGTCCTGCCGTTAACAGGTTCTCCGGAAGCGACAGACGCTGTAGGAAAGGGAATTCAATTTGCTGCGAGCGATCGTGTTGGTACAGCTGCCGCATCGGTTATCTTTGGAGACAGTGCTGCAGTGATCATGGCAATTATGATTATGATCTCCACATTCGGGTGTAATAATGGATTGATACTCGCTGGTGCACGTGTCTATTTTGCAATGGCACAAGATGGATTGTTTTTTAAAAAAGCAGGAGTGCTCAACAATAAATCTGTCCCTGGTACGTCGTTGATAGTGCAGTGTGTGTGGACCTGTCTCCTGTGTCTCTCTGGCACCTACGGTGATCTACTCGACTATGTTGTCTTCGCTGTGTTGCTGTTTTACATCTTAACGATTGTCGGAATATTTATTCTTAGGAAAAAGCAACCACATGCAGAACGGCCGTATAAAGCATTCGGCTATCCGATTATTCCCGCTTTGTATATCCTTCTTGCAGCTGCTATCTCGATAGATCTTCTGATATTTAAACCCAACTACACGTGGCCGGGATTGATTATCGTCCTGCTGGGAATTCCGGTGTATTTTATATGGAAGAAGTCGTCAACTGTATATGAGAATGACTAA
- a CDS encoding ATP-binding protein, which translates to MDNYETAKIWEKRAIGLLEKSLIPIPQELNEIDWKTTLSDKSERVAEHISSLANYADGGFIVFGVNNDGKLSGVEQDITTEIIKKLGNIARQNVEPSVTIDHAIITVQKIPLLFVYIEESKEKPIHLRGKSPFESFIRSAGQTRKMSKSEVARCISSSSHEKFEDEEATNLL; encoded by the coding sequence ATGGACAATTACGAAACCGCTAAAATATGGGAAAAAAGGGCAATCGGATTACTTGAAAAGAGTTTAATTCCAATTCCACAAGAACTTAATGAAATTGATTGGAAAACTACCCTTTCTGACAAATCTGAAAGAGTTGCTGAACACATCTCTTCTTTAGCTAATTATGCGGATGGTGGATTCATTGTGTTTGGTGTTAATAACGACGGGAAGTTATCTGGTGTAGAGCAAGACATTACAACGGAAATAATAAAAAAACTCGGGAATATCGCTCGCCAAAATGTCGAGCCCTCTGTCACCATTGATCATGCAATTATTACTGTGCAAAAAATCCCTCTTTTATTCGTTTATATTGAAGAAAGTAAAGAGAAACCCATACATTTACGGGGAAAATCACCATTCGAATCGTTTATACGATCAGCTGGTCAGACACGTAAAATGTCAAAATCAGAAGTAGCACGTTGTATCTCATCTTCTTCTCATGAAAAGTTCGAGGATGAAGAAGCGACGAATCTCTTATAA
- a CDS encoding amino acid permease: MSSSFFAKKPLSLLLEEMKGENRLRRVLGPVTLTSLGVGAIIGTGIFVLTGVGAHDKAGPALILSFAASGVACIFAALCYAEFASMAPVAGSAYTYAYATLGELFAWIIGWDLVLEYAVASAAVAHGWSAHFQDLLKSFGIVIPFSLSTAPIDFDTATNHFFATGSYFDLTAIIITAIITLILIKGIRESAVFNTTMVAVKLVIVLFVIVVGVFYIDPNNWKPFAPFGYTGISFFGHTLFGQTSADGVPLGMLAGAAIIFFAYIGFDSVSTHAEEARNPQRDVPIGIITSLLICTVLYIAVSAVLTGMVPYDKIDINAPVANAFAQKGLPMAQRLIDIGAITGITSVLLVMMLSQPRVLLAMARDGMVPESFFGAVHPKFRTPWKSTILTGLFVAAMATLLPLRILAELTNIGTLLAFVIVCTAVLIMRKTHPNAERPFRAPWSPFVPIAGIICCLILMFSLPVENWWRLFIWLGIGFLIYFSYGRRHCVTARIRRGEVVVPEAEAIK; encoded by the coding sequence ATGAGTAGTTCCTTCTTTGCCAAGAAACCATTATCACTCCTCCTCGAAGAGATGAAAGGAGAAAATCGCCTGCGCCGCGTACTAGGTCCGGTAACACTGACGAGTCTCGGTGTCGGAGCTATTATCGGTACAGGCATTTTCGTTCTCACAGGTGTCGGCGCCCATGATAAAGCCGGTCCTGCACTGATTCTCTCGTTTGCGGCATCAGGTGTGGCATGCATTTTTGCCGCGCTTTGTTATGCGGAATTTGCTTCGATGGCTCCTGTCGCCGGTTCTGCATATACATACGCTTATGCGACGCTTGGTGAATTATTTGCGTGGATCATCGGTTGGGATTTAGTTCTCGAATATGCTGTCGCTTCAGCAGCGGTGGCGCATGGATGGTCTGCTCATTTTCAGGATCTTCTCAAAAGTTTCGGTATAGTTATTCCATTTTCACTTTCTACCGCGCCGATTGATTTTGATACAGCAACAAATCATTTCTTTGCTACTGGATCGTATTTTGACCTCACGGCTATCATCATTACAGCAATCATCACACTCATTTTAATAAAAGGAATCAGAGAAAGTGCTGTCTTCAATACAACGATGGTTGCGGTCAAATTAGTCATTGTATTGTTTGTGATTGTCGTTGGTGTATTTTATATCGATCCAAATAATTGGAAACCGTTTGCTCCATTCGGTTATACAGGAATCAGTTTCTTTGGCCATACGTTGTTCGGACAAACCAGCGCAGATGGTGTTCCACTCGGGATGCTTGCCGGCGCAGCAATAATCTTTTTTGCATACATTGGTTTCGATTCGGTTTCCACACACGCAGAAGAAGCGCGAAATCCGCAACGCGATGTCCCTATCGGTATTATCACATCGCTCCTTATTTGCACTGTGTTGTATATTGCCGTGAGTGCAGTTCTGACAGGAATGGTTCCTTACGACAAAATCGATATTAACGCACCGGTTGCCAATGCATTCGCACAAAAAGGATTGCCGATGGCGCAACGTCTTATTGATATAGGTGCGATCACCGGTATAACATCTGTCTTGTTAGTGATGATGCTCAGCCAGCCGCGGGTTCTCTTGGCAATGGCGCGTGATGGAATGGTGCCGGAAAGCTTTTTTGGTGCAGTGCATCCGAAATTCCGGACACCATGGAAATCAACGATTCTCACTGGACTCTTTGTAGCCGCGATGGCGACATTGCTTCCACTTCGCATACTTGCCGAGTTGACCAACATCGGGACACTCCTTGCGTTTGTTATTGTCTGCACGGCGGTACTGATCATGCGGAAAACACATCCAAACGCCGAACGGCCCTTCCGCGCACCCTGGTCCCCTTTCGTACCAATCGCCGGTATTATCTGCTGTCTCATCCTGATGTTTTCTCTCCCTGTTGAAAATTGGTGGCGTTTGTTTATTTGGCTGGGAATTGGATTTCTTATCTACTTCAGCTATGGAAGACGCCATTGCGTGACGGCACGGATACGTAGAGGAGAAGTAGTAGTACCGGAAGCAGAAGCCATTAAGTAA
- a CDS encoding D-alanine--D-alanine ligase, translating into MTSDKLLMTNNKIPNTHQQSLISQRIRVGVIFGGRSVEHEVSLVSAASVINALDKDKYEVIPIGIASTGQWLSSNETLRLLKEKQPIELEQEQWLVPDPRKQSLVAIKDGGSVGKALDVIFPVVHGKFGEDGALQGLLELADIPYVGPGVLGSAVGMDKVIQKELLIRAKIPTAPSIWFSLEEYKTRHKKIVTEIERTLKYPLFVKPSNSGSSIGINKAHNRKELLLSIDVAAQFDRKILVEQGINNAREIECGVLGNDRPVASVPGEIVPSNEFYDYDAKYVDDKSDAIIPAKLPNAVVKKIQQYALTAFRVLDCAGMARVDFLVTKKTNRIFLNEINTIPGFTSISMYPKLWQASGISYSALLDKLIQLALERHEAKTKLKTTYQPKNDWYK; encoded by the coding sequence ATGACGAGTGACAAATTACTCATGACGAATAACAAGATACCAAACACTCATCAGCAATCATTAATTTCTCAACGCATTCGTGTTGGTGTAATTTTCGGCGGACGATCAGTAGAGCACGAGGTTTCGCTCGTTTCAGCGGCTTCTGTTATCAATGCCCTTGATAAAGATAAGTACGAAGTTATTCCTATCGGTATTGCATCAACAGGGCAATGGCTCAGCTCCAACGAAACACTACGTCTGCTGAAAGAAAAACAACCAATTGAACTTGAACAGGAACAATGGCTTGTCCCGGATCCGCGCAAGCAATCTTTGGTTGCCATCAAGGATGGCGGCAGTGTTGGAAAAGCACTCGATGTCATATTTCCTGTCGTGCATGGTAAATTCGGTGAAGATGGAGCGCTGCAGGGTTTATTAGAACTTGCCGATATCCCCTATGTTGGTCCTGGAGTGCTTGGCTCGGCAGTGGGGATGGACAAGGTAATTCAGAAAGAATTATTGATCCGGGCAAAGATTCCAACTGCACCGAGTATCTGGTTTTCACTTGAAGAGTACAAAACGCGGCATAAAAAAATAGTTACAGAGATTGAACGAACGTTGAAGTATCCGCTTTTTGTTAAACCCTCAAACTCCGGTTCAAGCATTGGTATTAACAAAGCGCATAATCGCAAAGAACTGCTGCTCTCAATAGATGTCGCCGCACAGTTTGATAGAAAGATTTTAGTGGAACAGGGAATTAACAATGCACGCGAGATCGAATGCGGTGTTCTTGGCAACGACCGGCCTGTCGCTTCTGTGCCGGGTGAAATTGTTCCTTCAAACGAATTCTATGACTACGATGCCAAGTATGTGGACGATAAATCGGATGCTATCATTCCGGCAAAGCTGCCAAACGCTGTTGTGAAAAAGATACAGCAGTATGCGCTTACTGCATTTCGTGTTTTGGATTGCGCCGGTATGGCACGCGTTGATTTTCTGGTGACTAAAAAGACAAATCGTATTTTTTTGAATGAGATCAACACCATTCCCGGCTTTACTTCTATCAGTATGTACCCAAAACTCTGGCAGGCGTCGGGAATATCATATTCTGCCTTGCTGGATAAATTGATTCAACTTGCCTTGGAACGTCACGAAGCAAAGACGAAACTCAAGACGACATACCAACCCAAAAATGATTGGTATAAATAA
- a CDS encoding septum formation initiator family protein encodes MEDQFYRNLHPERFLKKIAKGAAKNKKRTIFLVILFLLFLYLLFDNKGIITRLRLEAQHREWIEKVKSDSSETKRLQEQIKALEGDKKTIEKTAREKYGMAREGETVYQVKKDK; translated from the coding sequence ATGGAAGATCAATTTTATAGAAATCTTCACCCCGAACGATTCCTCAAAAAAATTGCCAAAGGTGCTGCAAAGAACAAGAAACGTACGATTTTCCTCGTCATTCTCTTCCTGCTCTTTCTCTATCTTCTCTTCGACAATAAAGGCATTATTACGCGTCTTCGTCTCGAAGCGCAGCATCGCGAATGGATTGAGAAAGTAAAATCCGACAGTAGTGAAACCAAGCGCTTGCAGGAACAGATCAAGGCATTAGAGGGTGATAAGAAAACCATAGAAAAAACCGCCCGTGAAAAATACGGCATGGCACGCGAAGGTGAAACGGTGTATCAGGTGAAGAAAGATAAATAG
- a CDS encoding replication-associated recombination protein A has product MPDLFFKEDHRHMHSPAAPLAERIRPKTLEEYVGQDHLTQPGKPLRLMLEHGEVSSMILWGPPGVGKTTLARLIANHVKAEFHQLNAVAAGVKDVREIISRAEKNLSHFDKRTILFIDEIHRFNKAQQDALLHSVEEGTITLIGATTENPSFEVISPLLSRCQVYVLESLGREALNKILNQALANDLVLSKRKFEIADREFLMLLSGGDARKLLNGLENSIRLTKPNSDGSVTITKQKIEEAFQRKFTLYDKEGEQHYDIISAFIKSVRGSDPDAAIYWMARMLDGGEDPKFIARRMIVLASEDIGNADAYAITLATSCFTAIDYIGMPEARIVLAQTAAYLASAPKSNASYLAIDQALADVRNLPNLPVPLSIRNAPTKLMDELGYGKEYKYSHDFPGHFIEQQFLPDNLKDRLYYKPADIGREKDIRERLNRWWKKKQR; this is encoded by the coding sequence ATGCCCGATTTATTCTTTAAAGAAGATCATCGTCATATGCATTCGCCGGCAGCGCCGTTAGCGGAACGTATTCGTCCAAAGACGCTGGAAGAATATGTCGGGCAGGATCACCTGACTCAACCAGGCAAACCGCTGCGCTTGATGTTGGAGCATGGCGAGGTGAGTTCGATGATTCTCTGGGGGCCGCCGGGAGTCGGCAAAACGACGCTTGCACGGCTTATTGCCAATCATGTAAAAGCCGAGTTTCATCAACTCAATGCTGTTGCCGCTGGGGTCAAAGATGTTCGTGAAATCATATCCCGCGCCGAGAAAAATTTAAGCCATTTCGATAAACGCACTATTCTTTTTATCGATGAGATTCACCGATTCAATAAAGCACAGCAGGATGCACTACTGCATTCCGTTGAAGAGGGAACGATCACACTCATTGGTGCAACAACTGAGAATCCATCATTCGAAGTGATATCTCCACTGCTTTCCCGCTGTCAGGTGTATGTGTTGGAATCGCTCGGCAGAGAAGCTCTGAACAAAATTCTCAATCAGGCATTGGCAAACGATTTAGTACTATCAAAACGAAAATTTGAAATTGCCGACCGTGAATTTCTTATGCTCCTTTCCGGAGGCGATGCGCGCAAACTGTTGAACGGATTGGAAAACTCAATTCGCCTGACAAAACCAAACTCTGACGGTTCTGTCACCATTACCAAACAAAAAATTGAAGAAGCATTCCAGCGAAAATTTACGCTTTACGATAAGGAAGGCGAACAACACTACGATATTATCTCGGCGTTTATTAAAAGCGTGCGTGGCAGCGACCCTGATGCGGCAATCTACTGGATGGCGCGAATGCTTGATGGCGGTGAAGATCCAAAATTCATTGCTCGCCGAATGATTGTACTTGCCTCGGAAGACATTGGAAACGCTGATGCATACGCCATCACGCTGGCAACTTCCTGTTTTACAGCCATCGATTATATCGGTATGCCGGAAGCACGGATTGTTCTGGCGCAGACGGCAGCATACCTTGCTTCGGCGCCCAAGAGCAATGCATCATATCTTGCTATTGACCAGGCATTAGCCGACGTGCGGAATCTTCCCAATCTTCCTGTGCCTCTTTCCATCCGCAACGCACCAACGAAACTGATGGATGAGCTTGGTTATGGAAAGGAATATAAATACAGTCATGATTTTCCAGGTCATTTTATTGAGCAGCAATTTCTCCCAGATAATTTGAAAGACAGACTCTATTACAAACCAGCCGATATTGGCAGAGAGAAAGATATTCGCGAACGGTTGAATAGGTGGTGGAAGAAAAAACAGAGATAA
- a CDS encoding caspase family protein has protein sequence MKRRMVLGILWAGIIAASVSYSQQGIYVEQLQSIDAVKNSIDLCAVSLKTNMLGVISSGGGVKLYDIPALKEKTILTSVPLHVNTLSFSGSGQTLVLGATDGNAYVFNINAPTDLKKLSPHSLGITSIAFLGENWLFSTGVDKKVIVTDVVNGTELGSLPDFQEDVTAIAVHPGAKHFTVGLSSGKIQVYAVAKLELQKTLVTGKDKISTICYSADGKFLAAGAIDGTVYLWDTQTSDLKLKYTQRGLISSVAFDPKSRWLISTAADSSLKFYDLTTLSAVKTMIDRDGCTTYAAFLNDEILLTSTSTGKLKSWKITSIPPDTTNPRIVLEHTADTTIAKVYGREYEIHGVVFDDSELKEAMFNGKPLMLSALTTNDTVKIPAGMKAFKHFSTVLKLDSVGMIPFEIKVADNANHSVSERRFVQRLSNDQAVEVESPLINSETESMSVPVKFKTWFDVASYSISVNMVDIVNGQIPEFKVAGDVIADEVPLVAGYNQIQLSIMSKSGDKFSKTIGINRKASVLGDAPIVSSGAKKERVKGSGPQHWAVVVGVSEYKNPGIPSLKYADKDAEALADFLRRPEGGGYDSDHMQVLLNKDATLTNLKAALITFLNQAIDMDLVIIYFAGHGAPEPAKPSNTYLLTYDTDPNSLGTSAFPMWDIETVLKRYISAKRVVVFSDACHSGAISVNFTTRGLADSEPNLVNQYLADLSKTKEGIVIFTASAAGEVSQEFPDMGHGAFTFYLLEGLEGKADFNNDYTVTINELMQYVEEQVKRKTHGAQNPTRSQTEYDKELTISTVPH, from the coding sequence ATGAAACGAAGAATGGTTCTCGGTATATTATGGGCGGGAATAATCGCCGCATCAGTTTCGTACTCCCAACAGGGAATATATGTTGAGCAGCTTCAATCTATCGATGCCGTTAAAAATTCTATTGATCTTTGTGCGGTTTCATTAAAAACGAACATGCTCGGAGTTATTTCGTCGGGAGGTGGTGTCAAACTCTATGATATTCCAGCACTCAAAGAGAAAACGATACTTACCTCCGTACCGTTACATGTGAACACCTTGTCATTTTCCGGTTCGGGACAAACCCTGGTACTCGGAGCTACGGATGGAAATGCATACGTGTTCAATATAAATGCTCCGACCGATCTCAAAAAATTATCTCCTCATTCACTCGGAATCACATCGATAGCATTTCTTGGTGAGAATTGGTTGTTTTCCACCGGCGTTGATAAAAAGGTGATTGTTACGGATGTGGTGAATGGAACCGAACTAGGATCCTTACCGGATTTTCAAGAAGATGTAACCGCAATAGCTGTTCATCCAGGCGCAAAGCATTTTACAGTTGGTTTGTCTTCCGGTAAGATTCAAGTGTATGCCGTTGCAAAATTAGAGTTGCAGAAAACCTTAGTCACCGGTAAAGATAAAATTTCAACGATCTGTTATAGTGCTGATGGAAAATTTCTTGCCGCTGGCGCTATCGATGGGACTGTCTACCTTTGGGATACACAAACAAGCGATTTAAAACTAAAGTATACTCAGAGAGGTTTGATCAGCTCCGTTGCATTCGATCCGAAATCACGCTGGCTTATTTCTACAGCAGCAGACAGTTCGCTCAAATTCTATGATCTTACAACGCTCTCTGCTGTTAAGACAATGATTGACCGTGATGGTTGTACTACGTATGCAGCATTCTTGAACGATGAAATACTTCTCACCAGCACAAGTACTGGTAAATTGAAGAGCTGGAAAATTACGTCAATTCCGCCTGATACGACAAATCCGAGGATTGTTCTGGAGCATACGGCCGATACGACTATCGCTAAAGTGTATGGCCGAGAGTATGAAATCCATGGCGTAGTGTTTGATGATTCAGAGTTGAAAGAAGCCATGTTCAACGGAAAGCCGCTTATGCTGTCAGCGCTCACAACAAATGACACAGTCAAGATTCCGGCAGGAATGAAAGCCTTCAAGCACTTCAGCACGGTATTGAAATTGGATTCGGTAGGTATGATTCCATTTGAAATCAAAGTTGCAGACAACGCGAACCATTCCGTGAGCGAGAGAAGATTTGTTCAACGCCTTTCAAATGATCAGGCGGTGGAAGTCGAATCTCCGCTTATTAATTCAGAAACAGAATCGATGTCTGTTCCGGTAAAATTCAAGACATGGTTCGATGTCGCCTCATACTCGATCTCAGTAAACATGGTTGATATTGTAAATGGTCAAATACCAGAATTCAAAGTAGCGGGAGATGTCATTGCAGATGAAGTGCCGTTGGTAGCGGGATACAATCAGATTCAACTTTCTATTATGAGTAAAAGCGGCGATAAATTTTCCAAAACAATCGGTATTAATAGAAAAGCATCTGTTCTAGGAGATGCTCCAATCGTTTCTTCCGGTGCAAAAAAAGAACGTGTTAAAGGTTCCGGCCCGCAACATTGGGCGGTGGTAGTAGGTGTTTCAGAATATAAAAATCCAGGCATTCCAAGTTTAAAATATGCCGACAAGGATGCTGAAGCGCTTGCAGATTTCCTTCGCCGACCGGAAGGCGGTGGATATGATTCTGATCATATGCAAGTACTCCTCAATAAAGATGCAACACTCACAAATTTGAAGGCTGCACTCATTACCTTTTTGAACCAGGCGATAGATATGGACCTGGTTATTATCTATTTCGCCGGGCACGGTGCACCAGAACCGGCGAAGCCTTCTAATACGTATCTACTCACCTATGACACTGATCCAAACTCTCTTGGAACATCGGCTTTTCCTATGTGGGATATAGAAACTGTTTTAAAGCGGTACATCAGCGCAAAGCGTGTCGTCGTATTCAGCGATGCCTGCCATAGTGGTGCTATTAGTGTGAACTTTACCACGCGCGGCTTGGCAGATTCGGAACCTAATTTGGTGAACCAATATCTCGCAGATCTATCGAAAACAAAAGAAGGTATTGTAATATTTACTGCGAGTGCCGCAGGCGAAGTATCGCAGGAATTCCCGGACATGGGTCATGGCGCATTCACGTTTTATCTGCTCGAAGGTTTAGAAGGAAAAGCAGACTTTAACAACGATTACACGGTAACTATTAATGAATTGATGCAGTACGTAGAAGAGCAAGTGAAGCGCAAAACGCACGGCGCTCAGAATCCGACTCGCAGTCAGACTGAATACGACAAAGAGCTGACTATTTCGACTGTCCCTCATTGA
- a CDS encoding DUF4384 domain-containing protein, giving the protein MRYFILLAVLLGCFAVGFRSSEQPAPAVPLIQQTEANIGFEWAFGALVGKSKTMVPITHDTTLKSGEEIKMMVKLTKDCFVYLVHQDSKGEIELLFPSKIQQFKTDYAVNKNYYIPKGRGWSAFDKNTGKEVFFLIASTERLLDLEIKLGNYFSADTSKKLTMASDIVSEIRSVRKRYSIFSTLAEKPVTIGGNIRGTEKVEGARRPDVADIATHITANNFYSKTITIDHQ; this is encoded by the coding sequence ATGCGATACTTTATTCTTCTTGCAGTTTTGTTAGGTTGTTTCGCAGTTGGATTTCGATCCAGTGAACAACCGGCGCCAGCTGTACCCCTCATTCAACAAACCGAAGCCAATATAGGGTTTGAATGGGCGTTTGGCGCACTTGTCGGTAAAAGCAAGACCATGGTCCCCATTACACACGACACAACACTGAAAAGCGGGGAAGAAATAAAAATGATGGTGAAGCTGACAAAGGATTGTTTTGTTTATTTGGTTCACCAGGATTCAAAAGGCGAGATAGAATTACTCTTTCCTTCCAAGATACAACAGTTCAAAACCGACTATGCAGTTAATAAAAATTACTACATTCCCAAAGGCCGCGGTTGGAGTGCCTTTGATAAAAATACCGGCAAAGAAGTTTTCTTTCTTATCGCTTCCACAGAGCGTTTACTTGATCTGGAAATAAAACTTGGTAATTATTTTTCTGCTGATACATCGAAGAAATTAACAATGGCGAGTGATATTGTATCGGAAATCCGCAGTGTGAGGAAGCGCTACTCAATATTTTCGACGCTTGCCGAAAAGCCAGTGACAATCGGAGGCAACATACGGGGAACAGAAAAAGTGGAAGGTGCACGACGTCCCGATGTGGCGGACATTGCTACACATATAACCGCGAACAACTTCTACAGCAAAACCATCACCATTGACCACCAGTAA